Part of the Triticum urartu cultivar G1812 unplaced genomic scaffold, Tu2.1 TuUngrouped_contig_5779, whole genome shotgun sequence genome is shown below.
CTCCATGCATATTTGCATGATGCATAACAACTTGATATGTGGTTTGCAGGGCACTTGATGAATTAGACAACTTAAGTTTTCAGGGGCGACTATTACGTGTTAAGGCTGCTAAACCACTTAATAATAAGACATTTGAGTAAGAAAAGAAGTTCCTTCTGTGCTGTTTCCTTTCGTTGTTTGGCTGTGCAAATAATGTGCTATTCATTTACTCTTAAATTGTCAAGGTCTAGTCATTTTGCTGTTGACGAGAAAATGAATCTCAAGGAGAGAAGGTTGGAACAAAAGAAAACTTCTGAAATTGGCGGGGATACAAGAGCATGGAACAGCTTTTATATGCGTCAAGATACTGTATGGTTATCTTCTAGCCTTGACATTGAGTACTGGTTTTTGTTTGTGCCAACTCAACATGTCGTTTATGTACTTTTGTTGAGGCAATTGTCGTTTATGTACTTTTGTTGAGAAAATATTGTTGCAAATCACATGATATTGTTGTCAGACATTTCCTCGCTGTTCCTTTTTGAACAATCCTCTTATCTTTCATGTCAACTGATTGAAGCAATTGCGTTTGTGTTTAGGTCGTTGAAAACATAGCAAGGAAGAATGGTATAAGTAAGAGTGAATTACTTCATAGGGAAGCGGATGACCTTGCTGTTCGTATTGCTCTTGGTGAGACACATGTCATTGCGGAGACCAAAAAATATCTATCTAGGTCTGGAGTTAATGTTGATGCCTTGGAAGAACATACTTCCAAAAGAAACGAGAAGTTGAAACGAAGCAACCATGTGATATTGGTAAAAAACTTGCCATATAGTTCTTCCGAAGAAGATCTCGCTGCGATGTTTCAGAAACATGGAAGTTTGGATAAAATCATTCTCCCACCGACGAGAGTATTCGCCTTGGTATGTTCTACATTTTACTTGTGTTGTTTCACTGTTTGTTGTCATGCTGGTTGTGGCATTGCCTTTTGGAACTATTTATGGGCGTATATCATTCGCTCTTAGGATTGCGAGTTTGCTTTGCCACCTGAGCTGATAACGCCCCTCCTCACTTCTTGTATTTTTCTGAGTTATTTCTTTTGGTGTCTCAGGTAGTCTTCGTTGAAGCAACTGAGGCTCGTCATGCTTTCAAAAAATTGCTATACACACGATACAAGTAAGTTTCTGCAGTGGTGCTAGTTAATTCATTGTTAATTAAAAATATTCCAGCTCACAAAGTTTGCACTCTGTATTAATTATTTAATCGGGATCGGGTTCCATAATGTAATTTTCTTTGTTCAAGTAAAGTAATGCAACGAATGGTATGTCTGACCTTCAATTAGGAAGGTTCTCTTTAGTTTGTACTCcttccgttcctaaatataagtctttttagagattccaatacgAACTACGTACGGATGTATAtaaacatattttagagtgtagattcactcattttgctcaatatgtagtccatattggaatctctaaaaagacttatatttaggaacggagggagtatattctTAAAAACTCATATAGATACCAGAGGCTGTAATTCTGCTATGGAGATATTTTAAGCTACTCTGCATCCTTTCATTTTAGTGTTGTTTAGTTTTGGTTACCCATCGTATCTTCTGAAATTTCTGTCAATTTTTATAACTATAGCTCTTAGCTTGGTTTATAGAAATCTACACTTCTGTATTTCATAATAATCTCGCTTTTGGATTGTAGGGATACTCCACTGTATTTGGAATGGGCACCTGACAATATTTTATCTCCTACCTCAACAACCATGGAAGAAGACGAAACAAATACCGCTGGTGAGAGGATTATTACAAAAGCTATTGTAGATCAAACAAAGGAAGGAGTTAGtgctgaagagattgatcctgataGAGTGGAGGTTTGCAGCTTTCTCTAACTCTTGCTTTCTTGTTTCTTATGACTCATGAGGAGCATTTGTTATACTTAGCCTTCTCCATTGTACAGATTATGAACAGAAcagttatttattttcttttggtTACCCCGATTATACTTGGGCTATTACAATCTTAGTAATGCACCATTGTTCGTTGCAGTCCCGATCTGTATTTGTCAAGAATTTGAATTTCAAGACTACAGATGAATCGTTAAAGCAGCATTTCAGTACAAAATTGAAGACCGGGAGCCTTAAAAGTGCAACGGTATGGACATGCTTATGAATATCAAACGCATTCTTGGTTGTCCCACTATCTTAATTCTTTACCCATCGTTTTTCCGAGTCACTATTTAGGTGAAAAAACATATTAAGAAAGGCAAGAATGTTTCAATGGGATTTGGCTTCGCTGAGTTTGATTCGGTTGAAACTGCAACCAGTGTGTGCAAGGATCTACAGGTATCCTCCATTTGACCTGCCTGTCAGGGTTCTCCTCCCCTctgtattttttttgtttttgtttacAGCATAATGTGCTCATATAGATATGCAGCATGCTAAATGAACTGCGTGTTAATAGGGAACGGTCTTGGATGGGCATGCTCTGATCTTACAACTATGCCATGGGAGAAAGGATGGTCAAACTGCGAAGAAAAATGAGAAGGACAAGAGTTCAACCAAACTGCTTGTGCGAAATGTAGCGTTTGAAGCAACTGAAAAGGACCTGAGGCAATTATTCAGTCCATTTGGCCAGGTGAATGTCCTCCTTTTGTTGTCGAAATCTATTTGAAAACCCAGATGAAGACCAAGAACAGTCTCTAGGGATTTGGATTCAATTTCATTGAAAATTGCAATAATAATATCATCATGAAGAAAAAAATTCAACTCCTCGCAACAAGAAAGTATTTAAACATAATTGGATTTTACTTTTAGATGGACCCAGTAAAGAGTCCATGGCTTCTGGGTGGATGAAAATGCTATATTCTTCCTGAAATCTGATGAGTTTATGTTGATGAAAACAATTTCAGATCAAAACCCTGAGGCTGCCCATGAAGTTTGGAAGTCACAGAGGTTTCGCGTTTGTCGAATTCGTGACGAAGCAAGAGGCACAGAACGCCCTTCAAGCCCTTGCAAGCACCCATCTCTATGGCCGACATCTGGTATGAGCCTCTCTCATTCAAGATCACACCCCCTATGCTTGACGAACCAACTGCAGTATGTTGACTTTGTTGCATTCACTTTCAGGTGATTGAGCGAGCCAAAGAGGGAGAGACCCTCGAAGAATTGCGAGCAAGAACCGCCGCTCAGTTTGTGGACGAACAGAGCGGTTTCCAGCGGATGTCCAAGAAGAGGAAACAGACTAGTCTGGTGGACGAAGGCTCTGTTAAGTTCTCAAGGATAGTAGAATGATAATGTTCTGGAGGTAACACCAGGCGACAAATTTTTGACCATGTAGTATATGATAGCATCACTCATCTAAGCCGAGCCTCTTCTACCTTCTCTTGTTTCTTTCGGGTTGTCCAAGCATTTGTTTTTATCATGCCGTGTCGTGTTGGTGCTGGGGAAAAGGAGAATGCAGCGGCGCGTATGTGGAAAATGGAAAACAGTGCGCCCAAAAAAGGCATTTACAAGAAGTCAAAATGATCCAGTTCGAGACACATTGATGCCACAAAATCAGAAAATGGCCTGGTGTTCTGCTTGTTCAGCTCTATAACAAATCTGTACCAGCAGCAGCTATTCTTGTCCAGCCTGCAGTGAACATCTTTATCTCAAATTTTGTACAGCAATGTGCAGATTCATAGCTGCTATGTGCAAACCGTATCGAGATCTATCTGGCACAGTTGTCTACAAAGGCAACAAGTAGGAAAATGCAAGAGCTCCTGCCTCTGTCCTGTCAGGTAAAGCTATAAGCAACCTCTTTCATGTGCGCCACATGGTATTCACCATTTGTTTGAATTCTACCTTGAAATCTTACAGCTGCCTGCAAGTATGAGCAATAGTAATTAATCAAATCAAGCAAACAGCACTAATAATCAACACCTGAATTTCACTACCTTACTAGATTTCGGATGCCAAAACAGGCAAAACTAGATGTGCCATTCATTCATTACCTGGCTATCTATGCTGCTTCCACGGCCTCCTCCCTCAGCGGCCGGTTCTCGCCGCTGCTGCTCTGGCTCTCCAGAGGCATGTACTGCGACATGATCGCCGCCACCTCCGAGT
Proteins encoded:
- the LOC125529696 gene encoding multiple RNA-binding domain-containing protein 1, translated to MSSRLCVKNLPKGADEKRLREVFSRKGEVTDAKVIRTKDGKSRHLAFIGFRTNEEAAEALNYFNNTYIDTSKITCEIARKIGDPDAPRPWSRHSLKKPEYNAKDKSNSGDVNAPLKNSKSQGKSADVGASKGTIANDPKFQEFLQVMQPRSKAKMWANDTTGTLDDAAKDSTVATGSKKSQKSENDSSSENDSSSDDDFEEKITNDLPSQNASEKLQTESKRDNSMTDMDFFKSKIRKDWSDSESDDEDSGDELGNNTDDEEPSDELLEANEKGQMVDQKGNLNQKNHEDKKAPMEGSDTQEVEDSDNQDGEHIDSQQKDENHANQETEDVEAASTTDEKKLALETGRLYICNLPYATTEEDLVQLCSQYGDVEQAHIVVDKTTKLSTGRGYVLFSLPDSAVRALDELDNLSFQGRLLRVKAAKPLNNKTFESSHFAVDEKMNLKERRLEQKKTSEIGGDTRAWNSFYMRQDTVVENIARKNGISKSELLHREADDLAVRIALGETHVIAETKKYLSRSGVNVDALEEHTSKRNEKLKRSNHVILVKNLPYSSSEEDLAAMFQKHGSLDKIILPPTRVFALVVFVEATEARHAFKKLLYTRYKDTPLYLEWAPDNILSPTSTTMEEDETNTAGERIITKAIVDQTKEGVSAEEIDPDRVESRSVFVKNLNFKTTDESLKQHFSTKLKTGSLKSATVKKHIKKGKNVSMGFGFAEFDSVETATSVCKDLQGTVLDGHALILQLCHGRKDGQTAKKNEKDKSSTKLLVRNVAFEATEKDLRQLFSPFGQIKTLRLPMKFGSHRGFAFVEFVTKQEAQNALQALASTHLYGRHLVIERAKEGETLEELRARTAAQFVDEQSGFQRMSKKRKQTSLVDEGSVKFSRIVE